The Mucilaginibacter gracilis genomic interval GCGCAACTATTTATGCCAAAATTGAGCTGAACCCCGAAGTTACCAACTGGTTTACCCACATCAGGAAGGTTTTTGGGGATAAAAAGTGGGACGCGGTACCGCATATTACTATTGCCAAAAATGTACCTGCTGCGCCATTCCAGAAGGTGTGGCCCAAAATTAGCGATAAGCAATACCAATTTGATTTTTTGCCGCAAAGTATAACCGTTTTATCCAGGCCGATGATAGGCGGCCATAACCAGATTTGGACGCCGTTTAAGGAGTTGTATTTCAATAATTTCGGTTAAGTGGCGGTATTTAAAAAGGTAAATAATGTATTTTTTGAGTAGTTTGATGCCAGGTTATAGCGAAAATAATTGTAAAAATTAGAGACGCTCTGTTTCAGCCCGTTCCAAATTATTTAACATAAGGTTACACTTATTTTAACTTTTTAAGCTGCGGTATTTCATACTATGGGCAAAATTGCTACTTTTGTGGCGGGGTAAGTCTTTTACGACCAGCTCCTCTTGAACTCCCCCAGGGTGGGAACGCAGCAAGGGTAGAGGGTTGTAGCGGTGCGATAAAAGGTGCTTACCCTTTTTTATTTTCTTTATCTTAGGGCGGGGCAATATTCATTGCCGAAAATGTTATCAGCTTTAGCTTTCCAGGTTAAATAGTTTGCAAATTTTTATTTGTAAAGTTTATTTAGTACCCAATATTTACCCATGTGCAATTTTTAATACTTTGGTTAATATATGCAGCGGGGCATATTATACTCAAACCAAATCGCTAAATTGCCGTTGCTAAAAAATTACATCTTATGAAAGTTGAACGGGAAGAAAAACACAACCGCGGTTCTTTTTATGTAGAACAAAATGGCCATTGGGATGCCGAGATGGCTTATGGCATGAGTGGCGATCAAATGATTATTTACCATACCGAGGTGTCGGATGTGTTGAAGGGGCAGCATATTGGCGCGCAACTGGTAGCAGCAGGAGTGGACTACGCCCGCCAACATCATTTTAAAATTGTACCCTTGTGCCCGTTTGCCAAGGCCCTGATAGATAAGACAACAGATTTTCAGGATGTTTTAGCTCCCGGATATCTAAACAAATAAAACATGCTCGATATTTTTATTATAGGCGCAGGCCCAATAGGCTTAGCGTGCGGACTGGCAGCCCAGAAAGCCGGACTATCATTTGTGATAGTTGATAAGGGGGCACTGGTTAATTCGTTATACAACTACCCTTCAACCATGACTTTTTTTTCGACTTCGGAAAAGTTGGAGATTGGCGGGGTGCCCTTCGTGTCAAACAACGTTAAGCCAACTCGTGCCGAAGCGCTGGAATATTACCGCCGCGTTGCGGTATCAAATAAACTGCCAATTAATTTGTTTGAAGAGGTACAGCATATGGAGTGTATTGATAGCATTTATCACATTACCACAGCAAAAGCCACTTACACAGCAAAGTACATTGTTATAGCAACCGGGTTTTACGATGTAGCCGTTAAACTCAATGTACCCGGCGAAAATTTGCCCAAGGTGCAGCATTACTATAAAGACCCGCATTATTTTGCCATGCAAAAGGTATTGGTGGTGGGAGCAAGCAATTCGTCGGTAGATGTAGCTTTAGAAACTTACCGCAAAGGTGCCGATGTAACTATGGTGGTACGTGGCAGCGAAATAAGCAGCCGCGTTAAATATTGGGTTAGGCCCGATATTGTTAACCGGATAAGCGAAGGTAGTATTAAGGCCTACTTTAATTCGGCAATAAAAGAGATACGCCAGTTTGAAGTTGATATTGAAACACCCGATGGGATGATAACCATTGCCAACGATTTTGTGATGGCCATGACGGGCTATAAACCTAATTTTGAATTTTTGAATAAATTAGGCATCCAACTCTCTGCCGACGAAAAGCTGTTGCCACAATACAATCCAGATACCATGGAAACTACTAATCTGCCCGGTGTTTACCTTGCCGGTGTGGTTTGCGGCGGTATGGATACGCACCTGTGGTTTATAGAAAACTCGCGCGTACATGCCGATATGATTATTGGCGATATAGCTAAAAAACAAAACTAACAACACTGAAAACAAGTCGTCATTGTATCGATAATCTAAGTGTTGTGCTGTTTTAACGTTTGTTAACACAGCAAAAAATTAAACCTTTTAATTTTGCTTTAGTTAAAATAATAAAAACAATTATTATGAAAACGATAAGCAAATTTTTGATGGTATTTACCATATTGATAACCACAGCAATTGCAAGTAACGCACAGGTAAGAGTTTTTGTACGTACCCGCCCGGTTGAACCGGTATTTGTAAGGCCGCCGGCGCCTTACCGCGATGCCGTATGGATTCCGGGAGAGTGGCGTTGGGAAGGTCGCCGTTATGTGTATGTAAACCCACATTACCAACATTTACGCAGGGGCCATGTATGGGTATCAGGCCATTGGAACAATATACGCGGTGGTTCTGTTTGGGTAGGTGGCTACTGGCGGTAATAGTTTAGTAAGTTAAATGTAACTTTTAAAATTGCCCCAGGTGGCTATAATAAAAATGTATTGCGGTATTGCCGCAGTACATTTTTATGGAAGGTTGCAACAGCATATGTACATTAATCCTGGTGGATGCCTTCGGCAATTTCTTCAATAGTTTTTTTATTGAAGGCTTCCAAGTCGGCAGGGGTACGGCTAGTTACCAGGCCATTATCAACCACTACTTCTTCATCAAACCATTCGGCACCGGCGTTAATTAAATCAGTACGTAATGATGGGTACGATGTTAGTTTGCGCCCCTTTATTAAACCGGTTTCTATCAGCAATTGCGGGCCGTGGCATATAGCGGCTACAGGTTTGCCCTCATCTAAAAATGCCGATGCAAAGGCTATAGCATCTTTGTTCTGCCTTAATTTATCCGGGTTTAAAACGCCGCCTGGTAATACCAGGGCATCATAATCGTCGGGGTTGGCATCGCTTAACTTTTTGTCTACGGGTATCTCAATTCCCCAGTCGGTTTTATCCCAGGCTTTAACGGTGCTTTTGCCGTTAGGCGATATGACGTGTACCGTTGCCCCCGCTGCCTCAAGTGCCTGTTTTGGGCTGGTTAGTTCAATTTGCTCAAATCCTTCTTCCGTGAGGATAGCTACCACACGGTTATTTAAAGTTGCCATAGTTATAGATGTTTATTTGTAATTAACCAGTATGTATAATGGTTAATATAATTACATATCAATTAAACTATAGTTTGTAGTTTTTAAAAAAATTACAAATCCCGCATGGCAAACTGAATAAAGTTGCTGGTAAGCCCATCGTCGTCGGTGCCTTTACGGCGAATGAAGAAGAAGTCGCGTTTAATGTGCAGGCCCTTAACCGGTACTTCTACTAATTCACCCTCGGCAAGTTCGCGTATGATGGATGGTTTTGGCATAAAACCCAGGCATTGATCGGCCCGTAGAAAGTTTTTGAGTGCCTCGGTGCCACCAAGCCTGATTTTGATATTAAGATCTGACGATTTTACGCCGTGTTCTGAGAGGGCCTTTAGCAAGGCATCCAGCGTGCCCGAACCTCTTTCGCGCAAAGCCAGTGGAGTTTGCGTTAGTTGTTTAATGCTTAACTCCTTACCCGCCAGCGGACTTTTTGACGAGCAAACGGGTATAACCTCGTCGCTCATAAAATGCTGATAGGATACGGTTGTGAGCTTATTTTCAACCTCAATAATCCCTAAATCAACCTCGTGGCTAAGTAGCGCATTTAAAATGTATTCGGAATTGCGGTTAACCAGTTGCACGGCAACACTGGTAAACTCGCGCTGAAAGTTTGATAATATAGATGGCAAAATATAGAGGGCAATAGTAGTACTGGCGCCCAACCGCAAATGGCCCGAAGCATGCGATACATTGCTGAGGGTTGACAGGTCGTATTCTATTTTGCGTTGTATCTCGCTGGCTTTCACCAAATGGTTGTAAAGCATTTGGCCCGCCTGGGTTAACGATATACTTGCGCCTTTACGCTCAAACAAAGGTACTTTATATTGATCTTCGAGTACCTTAACATGCTTGCTTACAGCAGGCTGTGTAATAAATAAAACCTGCGCTGCTTTAGAGAAACTTAAATTAGCAGCAACCGCTAAAAAAACCTGGTGAGCAACTGAGAGCATTGATAGATTTATTTTTATGCAAGATAGGCATAAAAAAATCGCCTCAAAACTGTATATTAAATACACAATTTTGAGGCGATAGAAAAGAGACTAAAATGCTATTTATTTAGCCTTGGTCCAAACATCGTTAGCCGAATTAAAATCTGGCAAAACGTGGTCGGGGTCTAAAGTTACCGATTCAATTTCTTCGGTTGATGGGTAAGTGAACGTCCAACTGGTGTTGCGTTCCCAAACCTCAACAGGTAATTTTATGCGCTCAACTTTACCGCTTACGGTTTTAATATCCATAATAACAGGCATAGCCAGTTTTTCGTTATTAATAATGGTAATTAAGGCACCTTGTTTAGGGTCGTTTTTTACATAGGTAACGGTACGTATTCCCTGGTCAAGCCTCCAGTTGTTTAAAAACCAGCCTCTCCAAAACCAGTTCAGGTTTTCGCCGGCAACGTTTTCTATGGTACGGAAAAAGTCGTCGGGAGTAGGATGTTTAAATGCCCAGCGGTTAATGTAAGTTTGGAAAGCCAAATCAAAACGCTCAGGGCCTAATATTTGTTCGCGTAGCAAAACCAAACCTGCACTTGGTTTTGAGTAAAGTAAAGTGCCGTTGTTGCGTTCTTTTAAGTTATCAACATAGCTTAAAATTGGCTCAAGCGTAGGTGCGGTAAAAAATGCGCCTATTTGGTGCATATCTGCCGCGCGGGCTGCCTTATACTCGCCGTTATTAAAATCGGCGGTTGATAGCGTGTTGATGAAAGTGTTAAACCCTTCGTCCATCCAGCCGTACATACGCTCGTTAGAGCCTACTATCATCGGGAACCAGGTATGGCCAAATTCGTGGTCGTTTACACCCCAAAGGCCTCTGCCTTTTGCTGTATAACCGCAAAATACTATGCCAGGGTATTCCATACCGCCGGGTGCGCCGGCAACTGCTGTGGCACATGGGTAAGGGTACTCATACCATTTTTTTGAATTATACTCTATTGATTTTTTTACAAATTCGGTTGAGCGT includes:
- a CDS encoding 2'-5' RNA ligase family protein; translated protein: MDINVSTYWDYMMMIAPPAEVLEVIGKYKKATARLIGNYEGMYSQAHISVSRQYRQMPGTMIQKLDWYKRPISRLNPITLQVNGFSFFKQGDTGATIYAKIELNPEVTNWFTHIRKVFGDKKWDAVPHITIAKNVPAAPFQKVWPKISDKQYQFDFLPQSITVLSRPMIGGHNQIWTPFKELYFNNFG
- a CDS encoding GNAT family N-acetyltransferase, whose translation is MKVEREEKHNRGSFYVEQNGHWDAEMAYGMSGDQMIIYHTEVSDVLKGQHIGAQLVAAGVDYARQHHFKIVPLCPFAKALIDKTTDFQDVLAPGYLNK
- a CDS encoding YpdA family putative bacillithiol disulfide reductase, with protein sequence MLDIFIIGAGPIGLACGLAAQKAGLSFVIVDKGALVNSLYNYPSTMTFFSTSEKLEIGGVPFVSNNVKPTRAEALEYYRRVAVSNKLPINLFEEVQHMECIDSIYHITTAKATYTAKYIVIATGFYDVAVKLNVPGENLPKVQHYYKDPHYFAMQKVLVVGASNSSVDVALETYRKGADVTMVVRGSEISSRVKYWVRPDIVNRISEGSIKAYFNSAIKEIRQFEVDIETPDGMITIANDFVMAMTGYKPNFEFLNKLGIQLSADEKLLPQYNPDTMETTNLPGVYLAGVVCGGMDTHLWFIENSRVHADMIIGDIAKKQN
- a CDS encoding YXWGXW repeat-containing protein, which codes for MKTISKFLMVFTILITTAIASNAQVRVFVRTRPVEPVFVRPPAPYRDAVWIPGEWRWEGRRYVYVNPHYQHLRRGHVWVSGHWNNIRGGSVWVGGYWR
- a CDS encoding type 1 glutamine amidotransferase domain-containing protein; the encoded protein is MATLNNRVVAILTEEGFEQIELTSPKQALEAAGATVHVISPNGKSTVKAWDKTDWGIEIPVDKKLSDANPDDYDALVLPGGVLNPDKLRQNKDAIAFASAFLDEGKPVAAICHGPQLLIETGLIKGRKLTSYPSLRTDLINAGAEWFDEEVVVDNGLVTSRTPADLEAFNKKTIEEIAEGIHQD
- a CDS encoding LysR family transcriptional regulator — encoded protein: MLSVAHQVFLAVAANLSFSKAAQVLFITQPAVSKHVKVLEDQYKVPLFERKGASISLTQAGQMLYNHLVKASEIQRKIEYDLSTLSNVSHASGHLRLGASTTIALYILPSILSNFQREFTSVAVQLVNRNSEYILNALLSHEVDLGIIEVENKLTTVSYQHFMSDEVIPVCSSKSPLAGKELSIKQLTQTPLALRERGSGTLDALLKALSEHGVKSSDLNIKIRLGGTEALKNFLRADQCLGFMPKPSIIRELAEGELVEVPVKGLHIKRDFFFIRRKGTDDDGLTSNFIQFAMRDL